One window of the Salvia splendens isolate huo1 chromosome 1, SspV2, whole genome shotgun sequence genome contains the following:
- the LOC121744848 gene encoding calmodulin-like, translating to MAVQLTDEQISEFKEAFSLFDKDGDGCITTKELGTVMRSLGQNPTEAELQDMINEVDADGNGTIDFPEFLNLMARKMKDTDSEEELKEAFRVFDKDQNGFISAAELRHVMTNLGEKLTDEEVDEMIREADVDGDGQINYEEFVKVMMAK from the exons ATGGCGGTTCAGCTCACCGACGAACAGATCTCCGAATTCAAGGAAGCCTTCTCTCTATTCGACAAGGATGGCGACG GTTGCATCACCACGAAGGAGTTGGGAACTGTGATGCGTTCTTTGGGACAGAATCCGACTGAGGCTGAGCTCCAGGATATGATTAATGAGGTTGATGCTGATGGTAATGGGACGATTGACTTCCCTGAGTTCCTCAACCTGATGGCTCGCAAGATGAAGGACACTGATTCCGAGGAGGAACTCAAGGAAGCTTTCAGGGTCTTCGACAAGGACCAGAATGGATTCATATCTGCAGCTGAGCTCCGCCACGTGATGACAAATCTCGGGGAGAAGCTAACTGACGAGGAAGTTGATGAGATGATCCGTGAGGCTGACGTGGATGGCGATGGCCAGATCAACTACGAGGAGTTCGTCAAGGTCATGATGGCCAAGTGA